A part of Bacillus horti genomic DNA contains:
- a CDS encoding TetR/AcrR family transcriptional regulator: MSDDAKKEDKPSFIAEARRNQIIEAAIRTLDEDGYVKASLAQIAKKAGISTALISYHFSDKSDLMNHLLMYLLEDSTAYILGKVHQERTHTEKLKAFIKARLSYQHAQPDRYTALIEIIFNARTPDNIPYYKLNSEEDEDAIMNELQSILLDGQKKGAFGDFHVSVVATMIQGAIGEYVLNSDITKKVDVEIYSNELISIVLRVVEGK, encoded by the coding sequence ATGAGTGACGATGCCAAAAAAGAAGATAAGCCATCCTTCATTGCAGAAGCAAGGCGTAATCAAATTATAGAGGCTGCTATCCGTACTCTCGATGAAGATGGATACGTAAAAGCAAGCCTTGCTCAAATAGCCAAAAAAGCAGGCATTAGTACCGCATTGATCTCCTATCACTTTTCTGATAAGAGCGATTTGATGAATCATCTCCTGATGTACCTATTAGAGGATTCAACTGCCTATATTTTAGGGAAGGTCCATCAAGAAAGGACACATACTGAGAAATTAAAGGCGTTTATTAAAGCAAGATTATCTTACCAGCATGCACAGCCAGACCGATACACAGCATTAATAGAAATCATCTTTAATGCTAGAACCCCTGACAATATTCCATATTATAAGCTGAACTCTGAAGAGGATGAGGATGCTATTATGAATGAGCTACAGTCCATTTTACTTGATGGGCAGAAAAAGGGAGCATTTGGAGATTTTCATGTTAGTGTTGTAGCTACTATGATTCAAGGAGCAATTGGAGAATACGTGCTGAACTCGGATATAACAAAGAAGGTTGATGTAGAAATATATAGTAATGAGTTAATAAGTATAGTTCTTCGGGTAGTAGAAGGAAAATAG
- a CDS encoding S1C family serine protease — MNNDRNNKDKRNKETLEQGQSEEQEGQRDQQNQIKKEQEEWEQEQGALPDDWFDDDEEEDEDIPPPLLQRKGFRRIIAFVFSLALVANILAFWPQVYSLAAIQFLVKSSELSQNEDIQQYKESIVTIRTEDGKGTGFAVTEDGIIITNHHVIEGGLQIRVIFPTGDGYIADVLVSDPVRDIAVLHINAQGLPVLPLSEGNEDATDESIYVIGNPLFFNHIANEGHVAGYLQRDEGELLLIDAPIYKGNSGSPIINEQGEVIGVVFATSRVDIQGKATRVGLAVPIEDVHRHLEDLDIEIP; from the coding sequence ATGAATAATGATCGGAACAATAAGGATAAGCGAAATAAAGAAACCTTAGAGCAAGGGCAAAGTGAGGAACAGGAGGGGCAACGAGATCAGCAGAACCAAATAAAAAAAGAGCAGGAGGAGTGGGAGCAAGAGCAAGGAGCTCTACCAGATGACTGGTTTGATGATGACGAGGAAGAAGATGAAGATATACCGCCTCCTCTTTTGCAGAGAAAGGGATTTAGACGAATCATCGCCTTTGTCTTCTCCTTAGCGTTAGTGGCTAATATTCTAGCTTTTTGGCCACAGGTTTACTCGTTAGCAGCAATCCAGTTTCTAGTGAAATCCAGTGAGCTATCTCAAAATGAGGATATTCAACAGTACAAAGAATCAATTGTAACTATACGTACGGAGGATGGTAAAGGAACAGGCTTTGCCGTTACGGAGGATGGCATTATTATTACGAATCATCATGTCATTGAGGGTGGGCTACAGATCAGAGTCATTTTCCCCACTGGAGACGGATACATTGCGGATGTCCTAGTAAGTGATCCTGTTCGGGATATTGCTGTCCTTCACATAAATGCTCAGGGTCTTCCGGTTTTACCTTTATCGGAAGGGAATGAGGATGCTACAGATGAATCCATTTATGTCATAGGGAATCCATTGTTTTTCAATCATATTGCCAATGAAGGACATGTGGCAGGGTACTTACAACGTGACGAGGGTGAGCTTCTCTTAATTGATGCACCTATCTATAAAGGAAATAGTGGAAGTCCAATCATTAATGAGCAGGGTGAGGTCATTGGAGTGGTATTCGCCACTTCGCGTGTAGATATTCAAGGAAAAGCCACACGGGTAGGCTTAGCTGTTCCTATTGAAGACGTTCATAGGCATCTTGAGGATTTGGATATTGAGATTCCATAG
- a CDS encoding AimR family lysis-lysogeny pheromone receptor translates to MVQEQILQIIENKEVAQRKLARIAGLSESSISRFLHGFEEVNFEAVLRMVKYLFPDKEFEIMKKYMLTQKSKNARISMEYCTVNRLHEELRELIENLASAVNPIDKEWAVMYQLILEHRGRKTPSYDLLTKVEVYKPKEIEMRVLKSILKGYIYYDLGQFGALSLHLKEAEVQIGEIKDGFLKDSFILRIDILMSMVYLLENNVEKAREYGKALLNKDWFEHTKAIAYSRLGHSYMFDDFYTSKMYLEKALKLYTEMEDWNNATIVEYDISFMSSYWKADQEHPKNLDDFEILTNYIYYLIQTGDKSFAEKLWNKIDVTALSERDQAFHWFYKGLLTDDTKYYYYSIDYFVKVSDYFHVRLPVDELLRLGENEEALKIFLRKGISHEKNKEIVLNR, encoded by the coding sequence TTGGTTCAGGAGCAAATCCTACAGATTATAGAGAATAAAGAAGTAGCTCAACGAAAGCTAGCACGTATTGCCGGATTAAGTGAATCATCAATTTCAAGGTTTCTGCACGGGTTTGAGGAGGTCAACTTTGAGGCTGTTCTTCGAATGGTCAAATATCTGTTCCCAGATAAAGAATTCGAAATAATGAAAAAATACATGTTAACGCAAAAATCAAAAAATGCTCGGATTTCTATGGAGTACTGTACCGTAAACAGATTGCACGAGGAACTTCGTGAGCTGATTGAGAATCTTGCTTCTGCTGTAAACCCAATAGATAAAGAATGGGCAGTGATGTACCAGTTGATTTTAGAGCATAGAGGGAGGAAAACTCCTTCTTATGATCTGCTCACTAAAGTAGAGGTCTACAAACCGAAAGAAATCGAAATGCGGGTTCTCAAATCTATCCTTAAAGGATACATTTATTACGACTTAGGTCAGTTTGGTGCATTATCTTTACATCTTAAAGAAGCGGAAGTACAAATAGGCGAAATCAAGGATGGATTCCTCAAAGACTCTTTTATATTACGAATTGATATCTTGATGAGTATGGTGTATTTATTAGAAAACAATGTTGAGAAAGCAAGAGAATACGGCAAAGCTTTGCTTAACAAGGATTGGTTCGAGCATACAAAGGCAATAGCTTACAGCCGATTAGGGCATTCGTATATGTTTGATGACTTTTATACATCCAAGATGTATTTGGAAAAGGCCTTAAAGTTATATACTGAAATGGAAGATTGGAATAATGCTACAATCGTAGAATATGATATTTCCTTTATGTCCTCCTATTGGAAGGCTGATCAAGAACATCCCAAAAATCTTGATGATTTTGAGATATTAACAAATTATATCTACTATTTAATTCAAACAGGTGATAAATCCTTTGCTGAAAAACTTTGGAATAAAATAGACGTTACTGCTCTTTCAGAACGGGATCAAGCGTTTCATTGGTTTTATAAAGGGTTGTTAACAGATGACACCAAGTACTATTACTACTCAATTGATTACTTTGTAAAAGTCTCTGATTATTTTCATGTACGCCTCCCTGTTGACGAACTTCTAAGGTTAGGTGAGAATGAAGAAGCATTGAAAATCTTTTTAAGAAAGGGGATTTCACATGAAAAAAATAAAGAAATTGTTCTTAATCGCTAG
- a CDS encoding helix-turn-helix domain-containing protein, translating into MLEMNMMQNILMMHIHEGKSRREIARLTGIHRETVGKYINQYEKRREQLLAAGNTNFDVQALIDALTTAPKYKVGQRPKRKLTPEINEKIKQHLTENEEKRNKGMRKQQKKPMDIFEALEAEALTLATVPFFVPFVRTKTK; encoded by the coding sequence ATGCTAGAGATGAACATGATGCAAAACATATTAATGATGCATATTCATGAAGGGAAGTCACGCAGGGAGATAGCGAGATTGACGGGGATACACCGTGAAACGGTGGGCAAATATATCAACCAATATGAGAAAAGGAGGGAGCAACTACTGGCAGCGGGCAACACCAATTTCGATGTACAAGCTTTAATTGATGCCCTGACCACTGCTCCAAAATACAAGGTTGGCCAACGTCCAAAACGTAAGCTCACCCCTGAGATCAACGAGAAAATCAAACAGCATTTAACCGAGAATGAAGAAAAACGCAATAAGGGAATGCGTAAGCAGCAGAAGAAGCCCATGGACATCTTCGAAGCATTAGAAGCTGAGGCGTTGACATTAGCTACAGTACCGTTCTTCGTACCATTCGTAAGAACGAAAACAAAGTAA
- a CDS encoding Mu transposase domain-containing protein, translating to MVYDNMRVAVKKFAGTGKEPTEGLLKLSLYYGFQFRFCNIHSGNEKGHVERSVEVVRRKAFAFRDTFETLEEANQYLLETCTKRNQKPQMDHQNQSANELMEQERDGLLPALPMFDAARVLYCRVDKYATVAVDQNRYSVPDHLVGKQVMVKVYSTQILCFHEGKRFAEHARLTGCHEWRLDLSHYIETLKKKPGALAGSTALHQASKKIKNIYETYYTKHERDFVHLLQYMQDDVSLTEVECSIEELRAIHPNHVTTDKIKVLCAKNREIAIPTAALSKNECEIADQAKEHLRMYDELFYAHIQETKEVTA from the coding sequence ATGGTTTATGACAACATGAGAGTCGCGGTCAAGAAATTCGCCGGAACGGGAAAGGAGCCGACAGAAGGCCTGCTGAAGTTATCACTATACTATGGATTTCAATTTCGCTTTTGTAACATTCACAGCGGAAATGAGAAAGGCCATGTAGAGCGGAGTGTGGAAGTCGTTCGTCGTAAAGCATTTGCATTTAGGGATACCTTTGAAACCTTGGAGGAAGCGAATCAGTATCTGCTTGAGACTTGTACCAAGCGGAACCAAAAACCACAAATGGATCACCAGAACCAGTCGGCAAATGAGCTCATGGAACAAGAGCGAGATGGCCTACTCCCTGCCCTGCCGATGTTTGATGCGGCACGTGTTCTTTACTGTCGGGTAGACAAGTATGCCACGGTGGCTGTGGATCAAAATCGCTACTCTGTGCCTGATCATTTGGTTGGCAAACAAGTGATGGTGAAAGTCTATTCCACGCAGATTCTATGTTTTCATGAAGGAAAGAGATTCGCTGAGCATGCTCGTCTGACCGGTTGCCATGAATGGAGGCTGGACCTAAGTCATTATATTGAAACGCTAAAGAAAAAACCTGGTGCATTAGCCGGTAGCACGGCACTGCATCAGGCATCCAAAAAAATAAAAAACATTTACGAGACCTATTATACCAAACATGAGAGGGATTTTGTACACCTGCTGCAATATATGCAAGACGATGTCAGTCTAACCGAAGTCGAGTGCAGCATCGAGGAATTGCGTGCCATTCATCCCAACCATGTCACAACGGACAAGATTAAGGTGCTATGTGCTAAAAACCGAGAAATCGCCATTCCTACGGCTGCTCTTTCGAAGAACGAGTGCGAGATAGCCGATCAAGCCAAAGAGCATTTACGCATGTACGATGAATTGTTTTATGCCCATATCCAAGAAACCAAGGAGGTCACTGCATGA
- the istB gene encoding IS21-like element helper ATPase IstB — MTKSPRKAWKEAIEAYSKELRLPMIRHHLEEQIQEANQRDISYEEFLAQLLEKECDARHESARYNRIRRAEFTHKKYLEDLCIEYLPEDAQKKFKLLKTLDFIREGRNLILAGNPGTGKSHIATGLGLKACQEGYKVWFTSVPLLVNRIKECRSEQTLRAFQNRFEKYDLVIADEMGYISFDKEGSELLFTHLSLRAGRKSTIITTNLSFERWGEIFQDPVMTAAMIDRLTHQSYIVNMNGNSYRMKETKEWLQNQELA, encoded by the coding sequence ATGACAAAAAGCCCACGTAAAGCGTGGAAAGAAGCGATTGAAGCGTACAGTAAGGAGCTGCGTCTCCCAATGATTCGTCACCATCTGGAAGAGCAAATCCAAGAAGCCAACCAGCGGGACATCAGTTATGAGGAGTTTCTTGCCCAATTGCTAGAAAAAGAATGTGACGCCCGCCATGAATCCGCTCGATATAACCGAATTCGACGCGCTGAATTTACGCACAAGAAATATCTTGAGGATTTATGTATTGAGTACTTACCGGAAGATGCCCAAAAGAAATTCAAGCTCCTCAAGACACTCGACTTCATCCGTGAAGGTCGCAATCTCATTTTGGCTGGCAATCCAGGGACGGGGAAGTCGCATATTGCAACGGGACTCGGCTTGAAGGCATGTCAGGAGGGCTACAAGGTGTGGTTCACTTCGGTGCCCCTACTCGTCAATCGTATTAAGGAATGTCGTTCTGAACAAACGTTGCGTGCGTTCCAGAACCGTTTTGAGAAGTATGATTTGGTCATCGCCGATGAAATGGGATACATCTCTTTTGACAAAGAAGGATCGGAGTTGTTGTTTACCCATCTCTCACTTCGAGCCGGTCGCAAATCGACGATTATTACAACAAATTTATCCTTCGAACGATGGGGCGAGATCTTTCAGGATCCGGTCATGACAGCAGCCATGATTGACCGACTGACGCATCAGTCCTACATCGTCAACATGAATGGAAACTCATACCGAATGAAGGAAACAAAGGAGTGGTTGCAAAACCAGGAATTAGCTTGA
- a CDS encoding copper amine oxidase N-terminal domain-containing protein encodes MKKQALALLLTSAMCVSLTSTSFATPTKEVQVLVNGDFMNMLVPPVIKQGHVLVPVRELSEALGYTVKWEQSSKTVYLDNEEERSDAQNPSNEKIIVNGNPIASDIPPQIIQGRTMVSVRTISEALGAKASWDQANRRVTVDTLKNTVSFPENVPLSFEPLDLQNIEQLSSIPSTWVKQDTITIGQIDQTEIEMDLYKVDSDIVPIINGIFSYKGQQFVVNDLNAWTINEVEFQQLNLEFGIEGNKYLIMSAIGVEYASKIILFDQINEEWLVLDTWGTLVASDSHGLYIQFPGRGTNPPDFSFIRLQNNRFVRASMNEIFQPFLESLDLGRERLASRFVTKDEQAECICQLKIQPHSHLISGHLA; translated from the coding sequence ATGAAGAAACAAGCACTAGCTCTACTCCTTACCTCCGCCATGTGTGTATCATTAACAAGCACTTCATTTGCTACTCCTACTAAAGAAGTACAAGTATTGGTTAACGGAGACTTCATGAACATGCTAGTTCCGCCCGTCATTAAGCAGGGACATGTACTAGTACCGGTAAGAGAGTTATCTGAAGCGTTAGGCTACACAGTAAAGTGGGAACAATCCAGTAAAACCGTTTATTTGGATAATGAGGAAGAAAGATCAGATGCTCAAAACCCTAGCAATGAAAAGATTATCGTAAATGGTAATCCTATTGCCTCTGATATTCCCCCACAGATTATACAGGGGAGGACAATGGTTTCTGTTCGGACTATTTCTGAAGCGCTAGGCGCAAAAGCAAGTTGGGATCAGGCTAACCGAAGAGTTACAGTTGATACGTTAAAGAATACGGTATCTTTTCCAGAAAACGTTCCCTTATCTTTTGAACCACTGGATTTGCAAAATATTGAGCAGCTTTCATCTATTCCCTCTACATGGGTTAAGCAAGACACCATTACGATAGGACAAATAGATCAAACTGAAATTGAAATGGACTTATATAAAGTGGATTCAGATATTGTTCCTATAATCAATGGAATTTTCAGCTATAAAGGTCAACAATTTGTAGTAAACGATCTAAATGCTTGGACAATTAACGAAGTGGAATTTCAACAATTGAATTTGGAGTTTGGTATAGAAGGGAACAAGTATCTAATCATGTCCGCTATAGGGGTTGAATACGCGTCAAAGATCATTCTATTCGATCAAATAAATGAGGAATGGTTAGTATTAGACACTTGGGGAACTCTAGTGGCTAGTGATAGTCATGGGCTGTATATTCAGTTTCCAGGTCGAGGAACGAATCCGCCAGATTTTTCGTTCATTCGTTTACAAAACAACCGCTTTGTGAGGGCTAGTATGAATGAAATCTTCCAGCCTTTTTTAGAATCTCTTGATTTAGGAAGAGAAAGATTAGCTAGCCGATTTGTAACAAAAGATGAGCAAGCTGAATGTATTTGTCAACTGAAAATCCAGCCACATAGTCATTTAATTTCCGGCCACTTGGCATAA
- a CDS encoding flavin-containing monooxygenase: protein MEYDAIVIGGGQAGLATGYFLKQKKKKFLIINEKQNIGDSWRERYDSLILFTPRSFSALPGLQLSGDPQGYPTKDEMADYLYTYATHFELPVLNNMKVISLKRESSSFILSMQNGDTYRAKQVVVATGGFHTPFTPAIAQSISRDVFQMHASDYRRPDQIPPGNVLIVGAGNTGVQIAAELSETHQVTLAKGKKIKALPQSIMGKDLFWWLDLLGILDVKITSRLGKWIRQRDPVIGGDIHKVKKNVTMKGRLVEVDNQTAVFEDESRQDVQSILWATGYRNDYSWIDIEGILDQDGKPIHQRGVSTIQGLYFVGLSWQYKRGSALIHGVGEDAEFLVTNMG, encoded by the coding sequence ATGGAATATGATGCTATTGTGATTGGTGGCGGTCAAGCAGGACTAGCTACTGGCTACTTTTTAAAGCAAAAGAAAAAGAAATTCTTAATTATTAACGAAAAACAAAACATCGGAGATTCATGGCGTGAGCGCTACGATTCATTAATCCTTTTTACACCCAGATCCTTCAGCGCTCTCCCGGGTCTTCAGCTATCTGGTGACCCGCAGGGCTATCCAACCAAAGATGAAATGGCAGACTACCTATATACCTATGCCACACACTTTGAATTACCCGTTTTAAATAATATGAAGGTTATTTCTCTGAAAAGAGAGAGTTCATCTTTTATCCTTAGCATGCAAAATGGAGATACGTATCGTGCCAAGCAGGTCGTCGTAGCCACTGGTGGCTTCCATACCCCTTTCACTCCAGCAATAGCTCAGTCTATTAGCCGTGATGTGTTTCAGATGCATGCTTCTGATTATCGTAGACCGGACCAAATTCCACCTGGAAATGTCCTTATTGTTGGGGCAGGTAATACTGGAGTTCAGATCGCCGCTGAGCTAAGTGAAACCCATCAAGTCACTTTGGCCAAAGGTAAAAAAATTAAAGCTCTTCCTCAATCCATCATGGGGAAGGATCTGTTTTGGTGGCTTGATCTCCTTGGCATTTTGGATGTGAAGATAACTTCAAGGTTAGGAAAGTGGATTAGGCAAAGAGATCCAGTTATTGGTGGAGATATTCATAAAGTGAAAAAGAATGTCACTATGAAAGGCAGGCTTGTGGAGGTGGATAACCAAACAGCGGTGTTTGAGGACGAGAGTCGTCAAGATGTACAGTCGATTCTATGGGCAACAGGATATCGTAATGACTACTCCTGGATTGACATAGAAGGAATACTCGACCAAGACGGGAAGCCTATTCATCAAAGAGGAGTATCAACCATTCAAGGCCTCTATTTTGTAGGACTTAGCTGGCAGTATAAGAGAGGCTCCGCTCTTATTCATGGGGTAGGTGAGGATGCGGAGTTTCTGGTTACTAATATGGGATAG
- a CDS encoding ArsR/SmtB family transcription factor, giving the protein MHKFNENQDTCDIFCYDQEKVERVSVLVQQEELAPAADLFKALSDQTRLKIAYALLQEEELCVCDVAHIIGATMATVSHHLRLLRSLGIAKSRKEGKLVFYSLDDEHVRLLVQTAIIHSKESK; this is encoded by the coding sequence ATGCACAAGTTCAATGAAAACCAAGATACATGCGATATATTTTGCTACGATCAGGAAAAAGTCGAGCGTGTTTCGGTGCTCGTGCAACAAGAAGAGCTAGCTCCTGCTGCTGATCTATTTAAAGCTTTGTCCGATCAAACAAGATTAAAGATTGCTTATGCTCTATTACAGGAAGAAGAGTTATGCGTATGTGATGTGGCTCATATCATCGGAGCTACTATGGCAACAGTCTCCCACCATTTAAGACTTTTACGGAGCTTAGGAATAGCGAAAAGCAGGAAGGAAGGCAAATTAGTTTTTTACTCGCTAGATGATGAGCATGTTAGGCTGTTGGTACAAACAGCTATCATTCATAGCAAAGAATCAAAGTAG
- a CDS encoding MerR family transcriptional regulator, with amino-acid sequence MYSVGKLAELTGVSKRTLHYYDEIGLLKPDKMLENGYREYGERELIRLQQILLLKSLGYSLKQILNVLHDQTHSLNEAEEMVWARSLQWQISVIDQKQKELERQRVLLQSVLHAIGTSGKLEAKELILLLQELQKREVVDGVIPPYFSEKEYTSSEIETLSNLPIMGSEDPRTQEYIALLSEIRSHMNASPESEEVQRLAERLWEWALAMFGGNVELLEKYWSSISADSSLVYGHDSELVAYIEQMMEVYLNKKEKDDEEG; translated from the coding sequence ATGTATAGCGTCGGAAAACTTGCAGAGCTTACAGGGGTAAGTAAAAGAACCTTGCATTACTATGATGAAATCGGACTATTAAAACCGGATAAAATGCTAGAAAACGGATATCGCGAGTATGGAGAACGAGAGCTAATAAGGCTGCAACAGATCTTACTTTTAAAGTCTTTAGGGTACTCGTTAAAGCAAATATTGAATGTGCTGCACGATCAAACGCATTCACTTAATGAGGCAGAAGAGATGGTCTGGGCACGCTCGCTGCAATGGCAAATCAGCGTTATTGATCAAAAACAGAAGGAATTGGAGCGACAGCGGGTTTTGTTGCAATCTGTGTTACATGCCATCGGTACAAGTGGAAAGCTGGAAGCAAAGGAGCTTATCCTATTGCTACAAGAGCTTCAAAAAAGGGAAGTTGTGGATGGTGTCATCCCTCCATACTTCTCCGAAAAGGAGTATACCTCAAGTGAGATCGAAACGTTATCCAACCTTCCTATCATGGGGAGTGAGGACCCACGTACGCAGGAATATATCGCCTTGCTCAGTGAAATTCGTAGTCACATGAATGCTTCACCTGAATCAGAGGAGGTTCAACGTTTAGCTGAGAGACTATGGGAATGGGCTCTTGCTATGTTTGGAGGAAATGTGGAGCTGCTAGAGAAATATTGGTCTTCTATTTCAGCTGATTCATCGTTAGTTTATGGACATGATAGCGAATTAGTAGCCTATATCGAACAAATGATGGAAGTTTACTTGAACAAAAAGGAGAAAGACGATGAAGAGGGTTAA
- a CDS encoding DMT family transporter gives MKRVKGFLIHTVLFIFIHVILFFIIHSKMPLPDSLEWWKEAAKEGKSGFYHESTGIYVVTLWAILYVIDGAYLLFKSSTRSNIEKQKEDQIKETTDLLIQKGRANVQEGILDSSTLDEQGIELKGTADSTLSGIQPSSWGYLLLGGMLEIVWAGLLKANLLGGPLLLIFFLSFHCLMKATQTFPAGTVYAVFVGVGAGGTFILDILLFGEPWSLLRFCLVCLLFFFIVLLKKSGEQKHNNSNKEDLVKIEWRRKGESL, from the coding sequence ATGAAGAGGGTTAAGGGCTTTCTGATTCACACTGTTTTATTTATCTTCATCCATGTGATTCTGTTTTTTATTATTCATTCCAAAATGCCTTTGCCAGATAGCCTAGAGTGGTGGAAAGAGGCGGCCAAAGAGGGTAAATCAGGCTTTTATCACGAATCTACAGGGATTTATGTGGTCACACTATGGGCGATTCTTTATGTTATAGATGGAGCCTACCTTTTATTTAAATCTAGTACACGGTCCAATATTGAAAAACAAAAAGAGGATCAGATTAAAGAAACTACTGACCTACTCATCCAAAAGGGGAGAGCGAACGTGCAGGAAGGCATTCTTGATTCCTCTACCTTAGATGAGCAAGGAATAGAACTGAAAGGCACTGCTGATTCTACTCTCTCTGGTATCCAGCCCTCAAGTTGGGGATACTTACTGCTTGGAGGGATGCTAGAAATCGTTTGGGCGGGATTATTAAAAGCTAATTTATTAGGTGGGCCCCTTCTGTTAATTTTCTTTTTAAGCTTTCATTGCCTGATGAAAGCAACGCAAACCTTTCCAGCAGGAACTGTCTATGCTGTATTTGTTGGAGTGGGGGCAGGAGGAACGTTTATACTAGATATTCTTTTGTTCGGTGAGCCATGGAGCTTGCTTAGGTTCTGCCTTGTTTGTCTCTTATTCTTCTTTATTGTTTTGCTGAAAAAATCAGGAGAACAGAAACATAACAATTCAAATAAAGAGGATTTAGTCAAAATAGAATGGAGGAGGAAAGGAGAGAGTCTATGA
- a CDS encoding DMT family transporter, with translation MSWAYLIAAGVFEIVGFIGLKRAAMKDSWLNYGLMMGAFVMSVLLLSQAIETLPLSLAYAVWAGIGTLGAGILGIVLYKEPVNFMRITAMIGIVLTVIALRLTS, from the coding sequence ATGAGCTGGGCCTATCTTATTGCAGCAGGTGTTTTTGAAATAGTAGGGTTTATAGGGTTAAAAAGAGCGGCAATGAAAGATTCATGGCTAAACTATGGATTAATGATGGGGGCATTTGTTATGAGTGTTCTTCTTCTTTCTCAAGCAATAGAAACGCTTCCTTTAAGCCTCGCTTATGCCGTATGGGCGGGGATCGGTACACTTGGAGCTGGGATCCTTGGAATTGTATTATACAAAGAGCCTGTCAATTTTATGCGAATTACAGCGATGATTGGTATTGTGTTGACCGTTATAGCTTTGAGACTAACATCATAG
- a CDS encoding DUF1801 domain-containing protein — protein MNPEVTEFIEALTEDWQKELAVALRDVVHNSVEDIQERIQYKKPHFLKNGKYAAVISPSKAAVSFTIFNTTGLELPADKFEGPAERKTLKLKKGQTVDTVELSELLKQTTSSL, from the coding sequence ATGAACCCTGAAGTAACAGAATTTATAGAAGCCTTAACAGAGGATTGGCAGAAAGAACTAGCCGTGGCCCTTCGCGACGTAGTTCATAACAGTGTAGAGGATATCCAAGAACGCATTCAGTACAAAAAGCCTCATTTTCTCAAAAACGGAAAATATGCAGCCGTGATTTCCCCATCAAAGGCTGCTGTCAGCTTCACTATTTTCAATACAACAGGCCTAGAGCTTCCGGCAGACAAATTCGAGGGGCCAGCAGAAAGAAAAACGTTGAAGCTTAAAAAAGGACAAACAGTTGATACTGTCGAGCTCTCTGAGCTACTGAAACAAACCACGTCTAGCCTTTGA
- a CDS encoding YciI family protein, with protein MRFILLVKATGHSEARVPLSPEFRLAKAKYLASMAEKGVLISAEELLPSNSGLRMTYTSHEDAPEMECGPFSLDSSLLAEYMVIEAKSLEDAADIANQFPIPEGYEHKNIELRRLKDAPPSLTNPWLENDLENQLGMLRSYERTKHKGEDQV; from the coding sequence ATGAGATTTATTTTGCTTGTGAAAGCAACAGGTCACTCTGAAGCTCGTGTACCACTTAGCCCCGAATTCCGTCTTGCTAAAGCAAAGTACTTAGCCTCCATGGCTGAGAAGGGTGTGCTGATATCTGCAGAGGAGCTTTTACCGAGTAACAGTGGTCTTCGTATGACCTATACCTCACATGAGGATGCACCCGAGATGGAATGCGGTCCTTTTTCCCTAGACTCTAGTCTATTGGCAGAATACATGGTCATCGAGGCTAAATCGCTGGAAGATGCGGCCGACATTGCAAATCAATTTCCCATTCCAGAAGGGTATGAGCACAAAAATATTGAGTTACGCAGGCTGAAAGATGCACCCCCTAGTTTGACGAACCCGTGGCTAGAGAATGACTTGGAGAATCAACTTGGTATGCTACGAAGCTATGAAAGAACTAAACATAAAGGAGAGGATCAAGTATGA